In Drosophila simulans strain w501 chromosome 3R, Prin_Dsim_3.1, whole genome shotgun sequence, a single window of DNA contains:
- the LOC6727295 gene encoding uncharacterized protein LOC6727295 isoform X2, which produces MTRDGEIPAIFNPKRVRTPSVVVTGDSSTNGPYSNNSTGGAGASSSTAVAPGSSAQNGGSGSGAAGSCGFSNVLTSSNPQITHQDSISSSQQDPNEVVIIPADTPTSAPGSHNAAHHFGGGDSSDTQTEQQQANGHGEESELRFRKLQACKESCCSELARKMYFGVCVTILMTASWVGATHCIKYMYKYRAPYDDLLNDDQDTSSSRADLSTELEDILAISDSSLHHVEDATEMFNIPPRQPVYFSAPFFAAWFFTNFSLLFFPIYLLGLVSTRKCEKLSDILGDVLRGFRERGFTVGRFLNRCLCFCILWLVTTYLYTLSLHVLYATDALALFATNVACVYLLSWVILHEQFVGVRIVAIILCDTGIALLAYMDGITESRTLSGVVLATLAGAGYAVFRVMFRKVMGDPPVSQIAFIFTALGFLNALLLWPVVLGLYLTGTESLTSESIPWNLLFAASLLLLVFHVLMQFSAAVTYNMFVTLGLITAVPVSGALDVILYSANFAGMKLAGVILIGIGFFLVMFPANWPDYITRLLRKSVRAILRYQCCCELAEIRYAHSMGSRPSERYFNRSASHHYRLSDGIHKVPSSFTLWPCEMTDLSPTTSGFLHGHGGANAQHHQQLLHHQQQQHQQTHQQHLQQQYHHRQHSLHQQHLQRQHSHTSLTKIHRQSSSHSVHGGGGRADHHRTTTGATGRLFSYFGNEQDHERKKSETSFFNLGFRRKSTVVYYAPAD; this is translated from the exons ATGACGCGCGACGGCGAAATTCCAGCCATTTTCAATCCGAAAAGAGTGCGCACTCCTTCCGTGGTGGTCACCGGCGACTCCTCGACGAATGGACCgtacagcaacaacagcaccgGCGGAGCGggagccagcagcagcacggcAGTGGCCCCCGGATCGTCTGCCCAGAacggcggcagtggcagcggagCAGCGGGCAGCTGCGGGTTCAGCAACGTGCTCACCTCGAGCAATCCGCAAATAACCCACCAAGACTCGATCTCGTCGAGCCAACAGGACCCCAATGAGGTGGTCATCATCCCGGCGGACACGCCTACGAGTGCACCGGGCAGCCACAATGCGGCGCACCACTTCGGAGGCGGCGACTCCAGCGACACCCagacggagcagcagcaagccAACGGGCACGGCGAGGAGTCCGAGCTTCGCTTTCGGAAGCTGCAGGCCTGCAAGGAGTCATGCTGCTCCGAACTGGCCCGGAAG ATGTACTTCGGAGTGTGCGTGACCATCCTGATGACCGCCTCGTGGGTGGGGGCCACCCACTGCATTAAGTACATGTACAAGTACCGTGCTCCGTACGACGACTTGCTGAACGACGACCAGGACACGTCTTCGAGCCGCGCCGACCTGAGCACGGAGCTGGAGGACATACTGGCCATCAGCGACTCGTCGCTGCACCACGTCGAGGACGCCACCGAGATGTTCAACATACCACCGCGCCAGCCGGTCTACTTCAGCGCCCCCTTCTTCGCCGCCTGGTTCTTCACCAACTTCTCGCTGCTCTTCTTTCCCATCTACCTGCTGGGTCTGGTCTCCACCCGCAAGTGCGAGAAGCTGAGCGACATCCTTGGCGACGTGCTGCGAGGATTCCGGGAGCGCGGCTTCACCGTGG GTCGCTTCCTCAATCGCTGCCTCTGCTTCTGCATTTTGTGGCTGGTCACCACCTACCTGTACACCCTCTCCCTGCACGTTCTCTACGCCACGGATGCCCTGGCACTGTTCGCCACCAACGTGGCATGCGTGTACCTGCTATCCTGGGTGATCCTGCACGAGCAGTTcgtgggcgttaga ATCGTGGCCATTATACTCTGCGACACAGGAATAGCGTTGCTAGCCTACATGGATGGAATTACGGAAAGCCGAACCCTAAGCGGCGTGGTCCTGGCCACATTGGCCGGAGCTGGCTATGCCGTGTTTAGG GTTATGTTCCGCAAGGTGATGGGCGATCCGCCGGTGAGCCAAATCGCCTTCATATTCACCGCCCTCGGCTTCCTCAACGCTCTGCTGCTGTGGCCCGTGGTGCTGGGACTCTACCTGACTGGCACGGAAAGCCTCACATCGGAGAGCATACCCTGGAACCTGCTGTTCGCGGCgagcctcctgctcctcg TTTTCCACGTTCTGATGCAGTTCAGTGCCGCCGTTACGTACAACATGTTTGTGACATTGGGTCTGATTACGGCTGTGCCCGTTTCTGGCG CCCTCGATGTCATACTGTACAGTGCGAACTTTGCTGGCATGAAACTGGCCGGAGTTATCCTGATTGGCATCGGATTTTTCCTCGTCATGTTTCCCGCCAACTGGCCAGACTATATAACGCGATTGTTGCG AAAGAGCGTTCGTGCCATACTCCGCTACCAATGTTGTTGTGAATTAGCCGAAATTCGCTATGCTCATTCG ATGGGGTCGCGGCCCTCGGAGCGGTACTTCAACAGGTCAGCATCCCACCATTATCGACTATCGGACGGGATACATAAGGTCCCATCTTCGTTCACCCTCTGGCCGTGTGAGATGACTGATCTGTCGCCGACCACCTCTGGGTTTCTACATGGCCATGGCGGCGCCAACGCACAGCATCACCAGCAACTTttgcaccaccaacagcagcagcatcagcagacccaccagcagcacctcCAGCAGCAGTACCACCACCGGCAGCACTcgctccaccagcagcacctGCAGCGCCAGCACTCGCACACCTCGCTGACCAAGATCCACCGCcagagcagcagccacagcgtCCACGGTGGAGGCGGGCGGGCGGATCACCACCGAACCACTACCGGAGCCACCGGACGGCTCTTCTCCTACTTCGGAAACGAGCAGGATCACGAGCGCAAGAAGTCGGAGACGTCGTTCTTTAATCTCGGATTTCGGAGGAAGTCCACTGTGGTCTACTACGCTCCAGCGGATTAG
- the LOC6727295 gene encoding uncharacterized protein LOC6727295 isoform X1, translating to MTRDGEIPAIFNPKRVRTPSVVVTGDSSTNGPYSNNSTGGAGASSSTAVAPGSSAQNGGSGSGAAGSCGFSNVLTSSNPQITHQDSISSSQQDPNEVVIIPADTPTSAPGSHNAAHHFGGGDSSDTQTEQQQANGHGEESELRFRKLQACKESCCSELARKMYFGVCVTILMTASWVGATHCIKYMYKYRAPYDDLLNDDQDTSSSRADLSTELEDILAISDSSLHHVEDATEMFNIPPRQPVYFSAPFFAAWFFTNFSLLFFPIYLLGLVSTRKCEKLSDILGDVLRGFRERGFTVGRFLNRCLCFCILWLVTTYLYTLSLHVLYATDALALFATNVACVYLLSWVILHEQFVGVRIVAIILCDTGIALLAYMDGITESRTLSGVVLATLAGAGYAVFRVMFRKVMGDPPVSQIAFIFTALGFLNALLLWPVVLGLYLTGTESLTSESIPWNLLFAASLLLLVFHVLMQFSAAVTYNMFVTLGLITAVPVSGALDVILYSANFAGMKLAGVILIGIGFFLVMFPANWPDYITRLLRKSVRAILRYQCCCELAEIRYAHSKHHNAGSQCEMGSRPSERYFNRSASHHYRLSDGIHKVPSSFTLWPCEMTDLSPTTSGFLHGHGGANAQHHQQLLHHQQQQHQQTHQQHLQQQYHHRQHSLHQQHLQRQHSHTSLTKIHRQSSSHSVHGGGGRADHHRTTTGATGRLFSYFGNEQDHERKKSETSFFNLGFRRKSTVVYYAPAD from the exons ATGACGCGCGACGGCGAAATTCCAGCCATTTTCAATCCGAAAAGAGTGCGCACTCCTTCCGTGGTGGTCACCGGCGACTCCTCGACGAATGGACCgtacagcaacaacagcaccgGCGGAGCGggagccagcagcagcacggcAGTGGCCCCCGGATCGTCTGCCCAGAacggcggcagtggcagcggagCAGCGGGCAGCTGCGGGTTCAGCAACGTGCTCACCTCGAGCAATCCGCAAATAACCCACCAAGACTCGATCTCGTCGAGCCAACAGGACCCCAATGAGGTGGTCATCATCCCGGCGGACACGCCTACGAGTGCACCGGGCAGCCACAATGCGGCGCACCACTTCGGAGGCGGCGACTCCAGCGACACCCagacggagcagcagcaagccAACGGGCACGGCGAGGAGTCCGAGCTTCGCTTTCGGAAGCTGCAGGCCTGCAAGGAGTCATGCTGCTCCGAACTGGCCCGGAAG ATGTACTTCGGAGTGTGCGTGACCATCCTGATGACCGCCTCGTGGGTGGGGGCCACCCACTGCATTAAGTACATGTACAAGTACCGTGCTCCGTACGACGACTTGCTGAACGACGACCAGGACACGTCTTCGAGCCGCGCCGACCTGAGCACGGAGCTGGAGGACATACTGGCCATCAGCGACTCGTCGCTGCACCACGTCGAGGACGCCACCGAGATGTTCAACATACCACCGCGCCAGCCGGTCTACTTCAGCGCCCCCTTCTTCGCCGCCTGGTTCTTCACCAACTTCTCGCTGCTCTTCTTTCCCATCTACCTGCTGGGTCTGGTCTCCACCCGCAAGTGCGAGAAGCTGAGCGACATCCTTGGCGACGTGCTGCGAGGATTCCGGGAGCGCGGCTTCACCGTGG GTCGCTTCCTCAATCGCTGCCTCTGCTTCTGCATTTTGTGGCTGGTCACCACCTACCTGTACACCCTCTCCCTGCACGTTCTCTACGCCACGGATGCCCTGGCACTGTTCGCCACCAACGTGGCATGCGTGTACCTGCTATCCTGGGTGATCCTGCACGAGCAGTTcgtgggcgttaga ATCGTGGCCATTATACTCTGCGACACAGGAATAGCGTTGCTAGCCTACATGGATGGAATTACGGAAAGCCGAACCCTAAGCGGCGTGGTCCTGGCCACATTGGCCGGAGCTGGCTATGCCGTGTTTAGG GTTATGTTCCGCAAGGTGATGGGCGATCCGCCGGTGAGCCAAATCGCCTTCATATTCACCGCCCTCGGCTTCCTCAACGCTCTGCTGCTGTGGCCCGTGGTGCTGGGACTCTACCTGACTGGCACGGAAAGCCTCACATCGGAGAGCATACCCTGGAACCTGCTGTTCGCGGCgagcctcctgctcctcg TTTTCCACGTTCTGATGCAGTTCAGTGCCGCCGTTACGTACAACATGTTTGTGACATTGGGTCTGATTACGGCTGTGCCCGTTTCTGGCG CCCTCGATGTCATACTGTACAGTGCGAACTTTGCTGGCATGAAACTGGCCGGAGTTATCCTGATTGGCATCGGATTTTTCCTCGTCATGTTTCCCGCCAACTGGCCAGACTATATAACGCGATTGTTGCG AAAGAGCGTTCGTGCCATACTCCGCTACCAATGTTGTTGTGAATTAGCCGAAATTCGCTATGCTCATTCG AAGCATCATAATGCTGGGTCACAATGCGAG ATGGGGTCGCGGCCCTCGGAGCGGTACTTCAACAGGTCAGCATCCCACCATTATCGACTATCGGACGGGATACATAAGGTCCCATCTTCGTTCACCCTCTGGCCGTGTGAGATGACTGATCTGTCGCCGACCACCTCTGGGTTTCTACATGGCCATGGCGGCGCCAACGCACAGCATCACCAGCAACTTttgcaccaccaacagcagcagcatcagcagacccaccagcagcacctcCAGCAGCAGTACCACCACCGGCAGCACTcgctccaccagcagcacctGCAGCGCCAGCACTCGCACACCTCGCTGACCAAGATCCACCGCcagagcagcagccacagcgtCCACGGTGGAGGCGGGCGGGCGGATCACCACCGAACCACTACCGGAGCCACCGGACGGCTCTTCTCCTACTTCGGAAACGAGCAGGATCACGAGCGCAAGAAGTCGGAGACGTCGTTCTTTAATCTCGGATTTCGGAGGAAGTCCACTGTGGTCTACTACGCTCCAGCGGATTAG
- the LOC6727295 gene encoding putative thiamine transporter SLC35F3 isoform X6 yields MTRDGEIPAIFNPKRVRTPSVVVTGDSSTNGPYSNNSTGGAGASSSTAVAPGSSAQNGGSGSGAAGSCGFSNVLTSSNPQITHQDSISSSQQDPNEVVIIPADTPTSAPGSHNAAHHFGGGDSSDTQTEQQQANGHGEESELRFRKLQACKESCCSELARKMYFGVCVTILMTASWVGATHCIKYMYKYRAPYDDLLNDDQDTSSSRADLSTELEDILAISDSSLHHVEDATEMFNIPPRQPVYFSAPFFAAWFFTNFSLLFFPIYLLGLVSTRKCEKLSDILGDVLRGFRERGFTVGRFLNRCLCFCILWLVTTYLYTLSLHVLYATDALALFATNVACVYLLSWVILHEQFVGVRIVAIILCDTGIALLAYMDGITESRTLSGVVLATLAGAGYAVFRVMFRKVMGDPPVSQIAFIFTALGFLNALLLWPVVLGLYLTGTESLTSESIPWNLLFAASLLLLVFHVLMQFSAAVTYNMFVTLGLITAVPVSGALDVILYSANFAGMKLAGVILIGIGFFLVMFPANWPDYITRLLRWGRGPRSGTSTGQHPTIIDYRTGYIRSHLRSPSGRVR; encoded by the exons ATGACGCGCGACGGCGAAATTCCAGCCATTTTCAATCCGAAAAGAGTGCGCACTCCTTCCGTGGTGGTCACCGGCGACTCCTCGACGAATGGACCgtacagcaacaacagcaccgGCGGAGCGggagccagcagcagcacggcAGTGGCCCCCGGATCGTCTGCCCAGAacggcggcagtggcagcggagCAGCGGGCAGCTGCGGGTTCAGCAACGTGCTCACCTCGAGCAATCCGCAAATAACCCACCAAGACTCGATCTCGTCGAGCCAACAGGACCCCAATGAGGTGGTCATCATCCCGGCGGACACGCCTACGAGTGCACCGGGCAGCCACAATGCGGCGCACCACTTCGGAGGCGGCGACTCCAGCGACACCCagacggagcagcagcaagccAACGGGCACGGCGAGGAGTCCGAGCTTCGCTTTCGGAAGCTGCAGGCCTGCAAGGAGTCATGCTGCTCCGAACTGGCCCGGAAG ATGTACTTCGGAGTGTGCGTGACCATCCTGATGACCGCCTCGTGGGTGGGGGCCACCCACTGCATTAAGTACATGTACAAGTACCGTGCTCCGTACGACGACTTGCTGAACGACGACCAGGACACGTCTTCGAGCCGCGCCGACCTGAGCACGGAGCTGGAGGACATACTGGCCATCAGCGACTCGTCGCTGCACCACGTCGAGGACGCCACCGAGATGTTCAACATACCACCGCGCCAGCCGGTCTACTTCAGCGCCCCCTTCTTCGCCGCCTGGTTCTTCACCAACTTCTCGCTGCTCTTCTTTCCCATCTACCTGCTGGGTCTGGTCTCCACCCGCAAGTGCGAGAAGCTGAGCGACATCCTTGGCGACGTGCTGCGAGGATTCCGGGAGCGCGGCTTCACCGTGG GTCGCTTCCTCAATCGCTGCCTCTGCTTCTGCATTTTGTGGCTGGTCACCACCTACCTGTACACCCTCTCCCTGCACGTTCTCTACGCCACGGATGCCCTGGCACTGTTCGCCACCAACGTGGCATGCGTGTACCTGCTATCCTGGGTGATCCTGCACGAGCAGTTcgtgggcgttaga ATCGTGGCCATTATACTCTGCGACACAGGAATAGCGTTGCTAGCCTACATGGATGGAATTACGGAAAGCCGAACCCTAAGCGGCGTGGTCCTGGCCACATTGGCCGGAGCTGGCTATGCCGTGTTTAGG GTTATGTTCCGCAAGGTGATGGGCGATCCGCCGGTGAGCCAAATCGCCTTCATATTCACCGCCCTCGGCTTCCTCAACGCTCTGCTGCTGTGGCCCGTGGTGCTGGGACTCTACCTGACTGGCACGGAAAGCCTCACATCGGAGAGCATACCCTGGAACCTGCTGTTCGCGGCgagcctcctgctcctcg TTTTCCACGTTCTGATGCAGTTCAGTGCCGCCGTTACGTACAACATGTTTGTGACATTGGGTCTGATTACGGCTGTGCCCGTTTCTGGCG CCCTCGATGTCATACTGTACAGTGCGAACTTTGCTGGCATGAAACTGGCCGGAGTTATCCTGATTGGCATCGGATTTTTCCTCGTCATGTTTCCCGCCAACTGGCCAGACTATATAACGCGATTGTTGCG ATGGGGTCGCGGCCCTCGGAGCGGTACTTCAACAGGTCAGCATCCCACCATTATCGACTATCGGACGGGATACATAAGGTCCCATCTTCGTTCACCCTCTGGCCGTGTGAGATGA
- the LOC6727295 gene encoding solute carrier family 35 member F4 isoform X3, with protein MTRDGEIPAIFNPKRVRTPSVVVTGDSSTNGPYSNNSTGGAGASSSTAVAPGSSAQNGGSGSGAAGSCGFSNVLTSSNPQITHQDSISSSQQDPNEVVIIPADTPTSAPGSHNAAHHFGGGDSSDTQTEQQQANGHGEESELRFRKLQACKESCCSELARKMYFGVCVTILMTASWVGATHCIKYMYKYRAPYDDLLNDDQDTSSSRADLSTELEDILAISDSSLHHVEDATEMFNIPPRQPVYFSAPFFAAWFFTNFSLLFFPIYLLGLVSTRKCEKLSDILGDVLRGFRERGFTVGRFLNRCLCFCILWLVTTYLYTLSLHVLYATDALALFATNVACVYLLSWVILHEQFVGVRIVAIILCDTGIALLAYMDGITESRTLSGVVLATLAGAGYAVFRVMFRKVMGDPPVSQIAFIFTALGFLNALLLWPVVLGLYLTGTESLTSESIPWNLLFAASLLLLVFHVLMQFSAAVTYNMFVTLGLITAVPVSGALDVILYSANFAGMKLAGVILIGIGFFLVMFPANWPDYITRLLRSIIMLGHNARWGRGPRSGTSTGQHPTIIDYRTGYIRSHLRSPSGRVR; from the exons ATGACGCGCGACGGCGAAATTCCAGCCATTTTCAATCCGAAAAGAGTGCGCACTCCTTCCGTGGTGGTCACCGGCGACTCCTCGACGAATGGACCgtacagcaacaacagcaccgGCGGAGCGggagccagcagcagcacggcAGTGGCCCCCGGATCGTCTGCCCAGAacggcggcagtggcagcggagCAGCGGGCAGCTGCGGGTTCAGCAACGTGCTCACCTCGAGCAATCCGCAAATAACCCACCAAGACTCGATCTCGTCGAGCCAACAGGACCCCAATGAGGTGGTCATCATCCCGGCGGACACGCCTACGAGTGCACCGGGCAGCCACAATGCGGCGCACCACTTCGGAGGCGGCGACTCCAGCGACACCCagacggagcagcagcaagccAACGGGCACGGCGAGGAGTCCGAGCTTCGCTTTCGGAAGCTGCAGGCCTGCAAGGAGTCATGCTGCTCCGAACTGGCCCGGAAG ATGTACTTCGGAGTGTGCGTGACCATCCTGATGACCGCCTCGTGGGTGGGGGCCACCCACTGCATTAAGTACATGTACAAGTACCGTGCTCCGTACGACGACTTGCTGAACGACGACCAGGACACGTCTTCGAGCCGCGCCGACCTGAGCACGGAGCTGGAGGACATACTGGCCATCAGCGACTCGTCGCTGCACCACGTCGAGGACGCCACCGAGATGTTCAACATACCACCGCGCCAGCCGGTCTACTTCAGCGCCCCCTTCTTCGCCGCCTGGTTCTTCACCAACTTCTCGCTGCTCTTCTTTCCCATCTACCTGCTGGGTCTGGTCTCCACCCGCAAGTGCGAGAAGCTGAGCGACATCCTTGGCGACGTGCTGCGAGGATTCCGGGAGCGCGGCTTCACCGTGG GTCGCTTCCTCAATCGCTGCCTCTGCTTCTGCATTTTGTGGCTGGTCACCACCTACCTGTACACCCTCTCCCTGCACGTTCTCTACGCCACGGATGCCCTGGCACTGTTCGCCACCAACGTGGCATGCGTGTACCTGCTATCCTGGGTGATCCTGCACGAGCAGTTcgtgggcgttaga ATCGTGGCCATTATACTCTGCGACACAGGAATAGCGTTGCTAGCCTACATGGATGGAATTACGGAAAGCCGAACCCTAAGCGGCGTGGTCCTGGCCACATTGGCCGGAGCTGGCTATGCCGTGTTTAGG GTTATGTTCCGCAAGGTGATGGGCGATCCGCCGGTGAGCCAAATCGCCTTCATATTCACCGCCCTCGGCTTCCTCAACGCTCTGCTGCTGTGGCCCGTGGTGCTGGGACTCTACCTGACTGGCACGGAAAGCCTCACATCGGAGAGCATACCCTGGAACCTGCTGTTCGCGGCgagcctcctgctcctcg TTTTCCACGTTCTGATGCAGTTCAGTGCCGCCGTTACGTACAACATGTTTGTGACATTGGGTCTGATTACGGCTGTGCCCGTTTCTGGCG CCCTCGATGTCATACTGTACAGTGCGAACTTTGCTGGCATGAAACTGGCCGGAGTTATCCTGATTGGCATCGGATTTTTCCTCGTCATGTTTCCCGCCAACTGGCCAGACTATATAACGCGATTGTTGCG AAGCATCATAATGCTGGGTCACAATGCGAG ATGGGGTCGCGGCCCTCGGAGCGGTACTTCAACAGGTCAGCATCCCACCATTATCGACTATCGGACGGGATACATAAGGTCCCATCTTCGTTCACCCTCTGGCCGTGTGAGATGA
- the LOC6727295 gene encoding putative thiamine transporter SLC35F3 isoform X7 produces MTRDGEIPAIFNPKRVRTPSVVVTGDSSTNGPYSNNSTGGAGASSSTAVAPGSSAQNGGSGSGAAGSCGFSNVLTSSNPQITHQDSISSSQQDPNEVVIIPADTPTSAPGSHNAAHHFGGGDSSDTQTEQQQANGHGEESELRFRKLQACKESCCSELARKMYFGVCVTILMTASWVGATHCIKYMYKYRAPYDDLLNDDQDTSSSRADLSTELEDILAISDSSLHHVEDATEMFNIPPRQPVYFSAPFFAAWFFTNFSLLFFPIYLLGLVSTRKCEKLSDILGDVLRGFRERGFTVGRFLNRCLCFCILWLVTTYLYTLSLHVLYATDALALFATNVACVYLLSWVILHEQFVGVRIVAIILCDTGIALLAYMDGITESRTLSGVVLATLAGAGYAVFRVMFRKVMGDPPVSQIAFIFTALGFLNALLLWPVVLGLYLTGTESLTSESIPWNLLFAASLLLLVFHVLMQFSAAVTYNMFVTLGLITAVPVSGALDVILYSANFAGMKLAGVILIGIGFFLVMFPANWPDYITRLLRSIIMLGHNARSQHIYATHYKHKRKYYAVKTDSYVV; encoded by the exons ATGACGCGCGACGGCGAAATTCCAGCCATTTTCAATCCGAAAAGAGTGCGCACTCCTTCCGTGGTGGTCACCGGCGACTCCTCGACGAATGGACCgtacagcaacaacagcaccgGCGGAGCGggagccagcagcagcacggcAGTGGCCCCCGGATCGTCTGCCCAGAacggcggcagtggcagcggagCAGCGGGCAGCTGCGGGTTCAGCAACGTGCTCACCTCGAGCAATCCGCAAATAACCCACCAAGACTCGATCTCGTCGAGCCAACAGGACCCCAATGAGGTGGTCATCATCCCGGCGGACACGCCTACGAGTGCACCGGGCAGCCACAATGCGGCGCACCACTTCGGAGGCGGCGACTCCAGCGACACCCagacggagcagcagcaagccAACGGGCACGGCGAGGAGTCCGAGCTTCGCTTTCGGAAGCTGCAGGCCTGCAAGGAGTCATGCTGCTCCGAACTGGCCCGGAAG ATGTACTTCGGAGTGTGCGTGACCATCCTGATGACCGCCTCGTGGGTGGGGGCCACCCACTGCATTAAGTACATGTACAAGTACCGTGCTCCGTACGACGACTTGCTGAACGACGACCAGGACACGTCTTCGAGCCGCGCCGACCTGAGCACGGAGCTGGAGGACATACTGGCCATCAGCGACTCGTCGCTGCACCACGTCGAGGACGCCACCGAGATGTTCAACATACCACCGCGCCAGCCGGTCTACTTCAGCGCCCCCTTCTTCGCCGCCTGGTTCTTCACCAACTTCTCGCTGCTCTTCTTTCCCATCTACCTGCTGGGTCTGGTCTCCACCCGCAAGTGCGAGAAGCTGAGCGACATCCTTGGCGACGTGCTGCGAGGATTCCGGGAGCGCGGCTTCACCGTGG GTCGCTTCCTCAATCGCTGCCTCTGCTTCTGCATTTTGTGGCTGGTCACCACCTACCTGTACACCCTCTCCCTGCACGTTCTCTACGCCACGGATGCCCTGGCACTGTTCGCCACCAACGTGGCATGCGTGTACCTGCTATCCTGGGTGATCCTGCACGAGCAGTTcgtgggcgttaga ATCGTGGCCATTATACTCTGCGACACAGGAATAGCGTTGCTAGCCTACATGGATGGAATTACGGAAAGCCGAACCCTAAGCGGCGTGGTCCTGGCCACATTGGCCGGAGCTGGCTATGCCGTGTTTAGG GTTATGTTCCGCAAGGTGATGGGCGATCCGCCGGTGAGCCAAATCGCCTTCATATTCACCGCCCTCGGCTTCCTCAACGCTCTGCTGCTGTGGCCCGTGGTGCTGGGACTCTACCTGACTGGCACGGAAAGCCTCACATCGGAGAGCATACCCTGGAACCTGCTGTTCGCGGCgagcctcctgctcctcg TTTTCCACGTTCTGATGCAGTTCAGTGCCGCCGTTACGTACAACATGTTTGTGACATTGGGTCTGATTACGGCTGTGCCCGTTTCTGGCG CCCTCGATGTCATACTGTACAGTGCGAACTTTGCTGGCATGAAACTGGCCGGAGTTATCCTGATTGGCATCGGATTTTTCCTCGTCATGTTTCCCGCCAACTGGCCAGACTATATAACGCGATTGTTGCG AAGCATCATAATGCTGGGTCACAATGCGAG ATCGCAGCATATATATGCTACCCATTACAAACATAAACGAAAGTATTACGCGGTCAAAACCGACTCATATGTTGTTTGA